A region of Ochotona princeps isolate mOchPri1 chromosome 2, mOchPri1.hap1, whole genome shotgun sequence DNA encodes the following proteins:
- the LAPTM5 gene encoding lysosomal-associated transmembrane protein 5 isoform X1 — protein MVLHMATVRQTCCCFNVRIATMALAIYHVIMSVLLFVEHSVEVAQGKTSCKTSKSGYLRIADLISSFLLISMLFAISLSLLIGVIKNREKYLLPFLSLQIMDFLLCLLTLLGSYIELPAYLKFASRSRAGPSKVPLMTLQLLDFCLSILTLCSSYMEVPTYLNFKSMNHMNYLPSQEGMAHSQFIKMMIIFSVAFFTVLILKVYMFKCVWRCYQFIKCMNSANRSDSKVLPKVALPTYEEALALPPKAPEWGPAPPPYSEV, from the exons ATGGTCCTCCACATGGCCACCGTCCGCCAGACCTGCTGCTGCTTCAATGTCCGCATTGCCACCATGGCCCTGGCCATCTACCATGTG ATCATGAGTGTCCTGCTGTTTGTTGAGCACTCGGTGGAGGTGGCTCAAGGCAAAACCTCCTGCAAGACCTCCAAGTCAGGCTACCTCAGGATTG CCGACTTGatctccagcttcttgctcatctCCATGCTCTTTGCCATCAGCCTGAGCCTCCTGATTGGTGTGATTAAG AACCGGGAGAAGTACCTGCTGCCGTTCCTGTCCCTGCAAATCATGGACTTCCTGCTGTGCCTGCTTACACTGCTGGGCTCCTATATCGAGCTGCCCGCCTATCTCAAGTTCGCCTCCCGGAGCCGTGCC GGCCCCTCCAAGGTGCCGTTGATGACTCTGCAGCTGCTGGACTTCTGTCTGAGTATCCTGACCCTCTGCAGCTCCTACATGGAAGTGCCCACTTATCTCAACTTCAAGTCCATGAACCACATG AACTACCTCCCCAGCCAGGAGGGGATGGCGCACAGCCAGTTCATCAAGATGATGATCATCTTCTCTGTGGCCTTCTTCACCGTGCTCATCCTGAAG GTCTACATGTTCAAATGCGTGTGGAGATGCTACCAATTCATCAAGTGCATGAACTCGGCCAACAGGAGTGATTCCAAGGTGCTGCCGAAG GTGGCCCTGCCGACCTACGAGGAGGCCCTGGCTTTGCCCCCGAAAGCCCCAGAGTGGGGCCCTGCACCACCCCCGTACTCAGAGGTGTGA
- the LAPTM5 gene encoding lysosomal-associated transmembrane protein 5 isoform X2: MSVLLFVEHSVEVAQGKTSCKTSKSGYLRIADLISSFLLISMLFAISLSLLIGVIKNREKYLLPFLSLQIMDFLLCLLTLLGSYIELPAYLKFASRSRAGPSKVPLMTLQLLDFCLSILTLCSSYMEVPTYLNFKSMNHMNYLPSQEGMAHSQFIKMMIIFSVAFFTVLILKVYMFKCVWRCYQFIKCMNSANRSDSKVLPKVALPTYEEALALPPKAPEWGPAPPPYSEV, translated from the exons ATGAGTGTCCTGCTGTTTGTTGAGCACTCGGTGGAGGTGGCTCAAGGCAAAACCTCCTGCAAGACCTCCAAGTCAGGCTACCTCAGGATTG CCGACTTGatctccagcttcttgctcatctCCATGCTCTTTGCCATCAGCCTGAGCCTCCTGATTGGTGTGATTAAG AACCGGGAGAAGTACCTGCTGCCGTTCCTGTCCCTGCAAATCATGGACTTCCTGCTGTGCCTGCTTACACTGCTGGGCTCCTATATCGAGCTGCCCGCCTATCTCAAGTTCGCCTCCCGGAGCCGTGCC GGCCCCTCCAAGGTGCCGTTGATGACTCTGCAGCTGCTGGACTTCTGTCTGAGTATCCTGACCCTCTGCAGCTCCTACATGGAAGTGCCCACTTATCTCAACTTCAAGTCCATGAACCACATG AACTACCTCCCCAGCCAGGAGGGGATGGCGCACAGCCAGTTCATCAAGATGATGATCATCTTCTCTGTGGCCTTCTTCACCGTGCTCATCCTGAAG GTCTACATGTTCAAATGCGTGTGGAGATGCTACCAATTCATCAAGTGCATGAACTCGGCCAACAGGAGTGATTCCAAGGTGCTGCCGAAG GTGGCCCTGCCGACCTACGAGGAGGCCCTGGCTTTGCCCCCGAAAGCCCCAGAGTGGGGCCCTGCACCACCCCCGTACTCAGAGGTGTGA